From the Roseiconus lacunae genome, one window contains:
- a CDS encoding prepilin-type N-terminal cleavage/methylation domain-containing protein — MRSRPRSRFKGFTLLELLLTLALAVVLMTLVNSAFSFYVSTMDSSDAEMRRTMLASAVMQMIEDDLRSSMHPEPLDTSALEELLSATAKAAGGSSGGGSGGQTGGDAEAAGTADPDAAGEDDMTSTDTTLLAGTVVLQTPGLVGNQYQIQVDTSRLPRLEEYGVMMAAEPGQLVDIPSDLKTVTYYVQDADAIGVDDALAKLDGSTDGGSGGLVRRVLDRNVTSFAMTQGSISALTQSGDLLAPEVVGIEFSYWDGMTWQIEWNSDEMGELPLAVKIQLTMIDPLIDANDQTPRMFSHIVQLPMAKFIVEEEEDELSGAGI, encoded by the coding sequence ATGAGAAGTCGTCCACGATCAAGATTCAAAGGCTTCACGTTGTTGGAGCTCTTGCTGACACTTGCCTTGGCGGTCGTGTTGATGACGTTGGTCAATTCCGCGTTCAGTTTCTACGTCAGCACGATGGATAGCAGCGACGCGGAGATGCGCCGCACGATGCTTGCCAGCGCTGTGATGCAGATGATTGAAGACGACTTGCGTTCGTCGATGCACCCCGAGCCACTGGATACCTCGGCACTCGAAGAATTGCTATCGGCAACCGCCAAGGCGGCCGGGGGAAGCAGCGGCGGCGGAAGCGGCGGCCAAACCGGTGGCGACGCCGAAGCGGCCGGGACCGCCGATCCCGATGCCGCCGGCGAAGACGACATGACAAGCACCGACACGACACTGCTGGCCGGCACCGTGGTGCTGCAAACACCGGGGCTGGTCGGCAACCAATATCAAATCCAAGTCGACACCAGCCGATTGCCTCGGTTGGAAGAGTACGGCGTGATGATGGCGGCCGAACCGGGACAACTGGTCGACATTCCAAGTGATTTGAAAACGGTGACCTACTATGTTCAAGACGCGGACGCGATCGGCGTTGACGATGCCTTGGCAAAACTCGACGGTTCCACCGATGGTGGTTCAGGCGGCTTGGTGCGGCGAGTACTCGATCGAAACGTAACGTCGTTTGCGATGACGCAGGGCAGTATTTCGGCACTGACCCAATCCGGTGATCTTTTGGCTCCCGAAGTCGTCGGCATTGAATTTTCGTATTGGGACGGGATGACGTGGCAGATCGAATGGAACAGCGATGAGATGGGCGAGTTACCGCTGGCGGTCAAAATCCAGTTGACAATGATCGATCCGCTGATCGACGCCAATGATCAGACGCCTCGGATGTTCTCGCACATCGTTCAGTTGCCGATGGCAAAGTTCATCGTCGAAGAAGAAGAGGACGAACTGTCGGGAGCAGGGATCTGA